A genomic window from Diospyros lotus cultivar Yz01 chromosome 2, ASM1463336v1, whole genome shotgun sequence includes:
- the LOC127793821 gene encoding pentatricopeptide repeat-containing protein At1g74750-like isoform X1 produces MIMLRTKQLGTLSQSARSFFFSGSRSSASDGSSCTCTDDETCVSRKQHTGEDVCNAQTPPTLASTTKARPGSMISADAGKMISCHKVENVQRPASLPQVISTASSLGRTDHAVCSIKGVQKDMVHSSPPIADQFVKVGIAAVGFLSDLVNYKIPMSDGFGVLSSPQSCMVDQMRPMSNTKSANVKTYRKDKVHGKTSAGAASASNPKGNYHGGKGKSEKSSSVKGFNNIPSNGTGNSASNCGVSSDFQDRKRFLPNRSRGNTNRSAVQTSEGRFRRDIAEGLNILPREAKVPMRISPVGRQFTTNGHVVETVSEMLQQLKWGPATEEALRRLNCSMNVYQANQILKHLQDHSVALNFFYWLKQQVGFKHDGHTYTTMIGILGRVRQFGAINKLLGEMIEDGCQPNVVTYNRLIHSYGRANYLNEAVNVFKQMQESGCEPDRVTYCTLIDIHAKAGYLDFAMYMYWRMQEAGLSPDTFTYSVIINCLGKAGNLNAAHKLFTEMVSQGCQPNLVTYNIMIALHAKARNYPSALGLYYQMQDAGFEPDNVTYNIVMEALGHSGYLEEAEAVFAEMKQKNWVPDEPVYGLLVDLWGKAGNSEKALGWYQAMLNAGLRPNVPICNSLLSAFLRVHQLSDAYNLLQDMLSLGLSPSLQTYTLLLSCCTEAQTPFDMGFCCELMATTGHPAHAFLLSMPGAGPDGQNVRDHMRSFLDLLHSEDRESKRGLVDAVVDFLHKSGLKEEAGSVWEVAAEKNVYPDALKQKSSCYWLINLHVMSDGTAVIALSRTLAWFRKQMLASGSCPSRIDIVTGWGRRSRVTGASLVRDAVRNLLGMFSFPFFTENNNTGCFVGYGEPLSRWLLQSYVERMHLL; encoded by the exons ATG ATTATGTTACGAACTAAGCAACTCGGTACCCTTTCCCAGTCTGCTAGGTCATTTTTCTTTAGTGGGTCACGAAGTAGTGCTTCAGATGGAAGTTCATGCACTTGTACTGATGATGAAACTTGTGTATCAAGAAAGCAGCATACTGGGGAAGATGTGTGCAATGCACAAACACCACCCACCTTAGCATCCACAACTAAAGCAAGGCCAGGCTCTATGATATCTGCAGATGCGGGCAAAATGATAAGTTGTCACAAAGTCGAGAATGTCCAACGCCCAGCTTCTCTACCCCAAGTTATATCAACTGCCAGTTCTTTGGGAAGGACAGATCATGCAGTATGTAGCATAAAAGGTGTTCAAAAAGACATGGTGCACTCATCACCTCCCATTGCTGACCAGTTTGTTAAGGTTGGCATTGCAGCCGTAGGTTTTCTGTCTGATTTAGTTAATTATAAGATTCCTATGTCAGATGGGTTTGGAGTTCTTAGCTCACCTCAGAGTTGTATGGTTGATCAAATGAGGCCTATGTCCAACACCAAATCTGCAAATGTGAAAACATATAGAAAGGATAAAGTCCATGGAAAAACATCTGCTGGGGCAGCCTCTGCATCAAACCCAAAAGGTAACTATCATGGTGGGAAAGGTAAAAGTGAAAAGTCCAGTTCTGTTAAAGGTTTCAACAATATCCCTAGCAATGGAACAGGGAATTCTGCTAGCAATTGTGGTGTATCCTCAGATTTTCAAGATAGAAAAAGGTTTTTGCCCAATAGATCAAGAGGCAATACAAATAGGTCTGCCGTACAGACTTCTGAAGGAAGGTTCAGAAGGGACATTGCAGAAGGTTTAAACATACTCCCAAGGGAGGCAAAAGTACCCATGAGAATTTCTCCAGTGGGTAGGCAGTTCACAACCAATGGCCATGTGGTGGAAACAGTTTCTGAAATGTTGCAACAATTGAAATGGGGCCCTGCTACAGAAGAGGCTTTGCGAAGGCTTAACTGTTCGATGAATGTATATCAGGCAAACCAAATCCTTAAGCACCTTCAAGACCATTCAGTTGCTCTTAACTTCTTCTATTGGTTGAAGCAACAAGTTGGATTCAAGCATGATGGGCATACTTACACCACCATGATTGGCATCCTTGGCCGTGTCAGGCAATTTGGTGCAATAAACAAGTTACTCGGTGAGATGATTGAGGATGGATGTCAGCCCAATGTTGTGACATATAACCGTCTCATTCACAGTTATGGTCGTGCAAACTATTTGAATGAGGCAGTCAATGTTTTCAAGCAAATGCAGGAATCAGGGTGTGAACCTGATCGTGTCACGTACTGTACGTTAATTGACATCCATGCTAAAGCCGGCTATCTTGATTTTGCAATGTACATGTATTGGAGAATGCAAGAGGCTGGCCTCTCTCCAGACACTTTCACTTACAGTGTCATCATCAATTGCCTTGGTAAAGCCGGCAACTTGAATGCTGCCCATAAGCTATTCACTGAAATGGTTAGTCAGGGCTGCCAACCCAACTTGGTAACATATAATATCATGATTGCTTTGCATGCCAAAGCAAGGAACTATCCAAGTGCATTAGGGCTTTATTATCAGATGCAAGATGCAGGATTTGAGCCAGACAATGTGACCTACAACATCGTAATGGAAGCTCTTGGCCATTCTGGATATCTTGAAGAAGCTGAAGCAGTTTTTGCAGAAATGAAACAGAAGAACTGGGTACCTGATGAGCCTGTTTATGGTCTCCTCGTGGACCTGTGGGGAAAGGCTGGGAATTCAGAAAAGGCTTTGGGTTGGTATCAAGCTATGCTCAATGCGGGTTTGCGCCCCAACGTTCCTATATGCAATTCCCTTCTCAGTGCTTTTCTTCGGGTACATCAGCTGTCCGATGCATACAATTTGCTCCAGGACATGCTTAGTTTGGGGCTAAGCCCTTCGCTTCAGACTTACACTTTACTCCTCAGTTGTTGCACTGAGGCCCAAACACCTTTTGACATGGGTTTTTGCTGTGAGCTCATGGCTACCACGGGCCACCCAGCACATGCATTTCTACTGTCAATGCCAGGCGCTGGACCTGATGGCCAGAACGTGCGTGATCATATGAGAAGCTTCCTGGACCTGCTGCACAGCGAAGACAGAGAGAGCAAGAGGGGACTTGTTGATGCAGTGGTAGACTTTCTGCACAAGTCAGGACTCAAGGAGGAGGCTGGATCTGTTTGGGAGGTGGCTGCAGAGAAGAATGTGTACCCAGATGCACTTAAGCAGAAAAGTTCATGTTATTGGCTCATCAACCTGCATGTTATGTCAGACGGAACTGCAGTGATAGCACTTTCCCGGACACTTGCCTGGTTTCGTAAACAAATGCTTGCGTCGGGTTCTTGTCCCAGCCGCATTGACATTGTGACGGGGTGGGGCCGGCGCAGCAGGGTCACAGGAGCTTCCTTGGTCAGGGATGCAGTGCGGAATCTGCTAGGTATGttcagctttcctttcttcACTGAGAACAACAATACTGGGTGTTTTGTGGGTTATGGGGAGCCTCTTAGCAGATGGCTACTCCAATCTTACGTGGAACGGATGCACCTATTGTAG
- the LOC127793821 gene encoding pentatricopeptide repeat-containing protein At1g74750-like isoform X2: MLRTKQLGTLSQSARSFFFSGSRSSASDGSSCTCTDDETCVSRKQHTGEDVCNAQTPPTLASTTKARPGSMISADAGKMISCHKVENVQRPASLPQVISTASSLGRTDHAVCSIKGVQKDMVHSSPPIADQFVKVGIAAVGFLSDLVNYKIPMSDGFGVLSSPQSCMVDQMRPMSNTKSANVKTYRKDKVHGKTSAGAASASNPKGNYHGGKGKSEKSSSVKGFNNIPSNGTGNSASNCGVSSDFQDRKRFLPNRSRGNTNRSAVQTSEGRFRRDIAEGLNILPREAKVPMRISPVGRQFTTNGHVVETVSEMLQQLKWGPATEEALRRLNCSMNVYQANQILKHLQDHSVALNFFYWLKQQVGFKHDGHTYTTMIGILGRVRQFGAINKLLGEMIEDGCQPNVVTYNRLIHSYGRANYLNEAVNVFKQMQESGCEPDRVTYCTLIDIHAKAGYLDFAMYMYWRMQEAGLSPDTFTYSVIINCLGKAGNLNAAHKLFTEMVSQGCQPNLVTYNIMIALHAKARNYPSALGLYYQMQDAGFEPDNVTYNIVMEALGHSGYLEEAEAVFAEMKQKNWVPDEPVYGLLVDLWGKAGNSEKALGWYQAMLNAGLRPNVPICNSLLSAFLRVHQLSDAYNLLQDMLSLGLSPSLQTYTLLLSCCTEAQTPFDMGFCCELMATTGHPAHAFLLSMPGAGPDGQNVRDHMRSFLDLLHSEDRESKRGLVDAVVDFLHKSGLKEEAGSVWEVAAEKNVYPDALKQKSSCYWLINLHVMSDGTAVIALSRTLAWFRKQMLASGSCPSRIDIVTGWGRRSRVTGASLVRDAVRNLLGMFSFPFFTENNNTGCFVGYGEPLSRWLLQSYVERMHLL, encoded by the coding sequence ATGTTACGAACTAAGCAACTCGGTACCCTTTCCCAGTCTGCTAGGTCATTTTTCTTTAGTGGGTCACGAAGTAGTGCTTCAGATGGAAGTTCATGCACTTGTACTGATGATGAAACTTGTGTATCAAGAAAGCAGCATACTGGGGAAGATGTGTGCAATGCACAAACACCACCCACCTTAGCATCCACAACTAAAGCAAGGCCAGGCTCTATGATATCTGCAGATGCGGGCAAAATGATAAGTTGTCACAAAGTCGAGAATGTCCAACGCCCAGCTTCTCTACCCCAAGTTATATCAACTGCCAGTTCTTTGGGAAGGACAGATCATGCAGTATGTAGCATAAAAGGTGTTCAAAAAGACATGGTGCACTCATCACCTCCCATTGCTGACCAGTTTGTTAAGGTTGGCATTGCAGCCGTAGGTTTTCTGTCTGATTTAGTTAATTATAAGATTCCTATGTCAGATGGGTTTGGAGTTCTTAGCTCACCTCAGAGTTGTATGGTTGATCAAATGAGGCCTATGTCCAACACCAAATCTGCAAATGTGAAAACATATAGAAAGGATAAAGTCCATGGAAAAACATCTGCTGGGGCAGCCTCTGCATCAAACCCAAAAGGTAACTATCATGGTGGGAAAGGTAAAAGTGAAAAGTCCAGTTCTGTTAAAGGTTTCAACAATATCCCTAGCAATGGAACAGGGAATTCTGCTAGCAATTGTGGTGTATCCTCAGATTTTCAAGATAGAAAAAGGTTTTTGCCCAATAGATCAAGAGGCAATACAAATAGGTCTGCCGTACAGACTTCTGAAGGAAGGTTCAGAAGGGACATTGCAGAAGGTTTAAACATACTCCCAAGGGAGGCAAAAGTACCCATGAGAATTTCTCCAGTGGGTAGGCAGTTCACAACCAATGGCCATGTGGTGGAAACAGTTTCTGAAATGTTGCAACAATTGAAATGGGGCCCTGCTACAGAAGAGGCTTTGCGAAGGCTTAACTGTTCGATGAATGTATATCAGGCAAACCAAATCCTTAAGCACCTTCAAGACCATTCAGTTGCTCTTAACTTCTTCTATTGGTTGAAGCAACAAGTTGGATTCAAGCATGATGGGCATACTTACACCACCATGATTGGCATCCTTGGCCGTGTCAGGCAATTTGGTGCAATAAACAAGTTACTCGGTGAGATGATTGAGGATGGATGTCAGCCCAATGTTGTGACATATAACCGTCTCATTCACAGTTATGGTCGTGCAAACTATTTGAATGAGGCAGTCAATGTTTTCAAGCAAATGCAGGAATCAGGGTGTGAACCTGATCGTGTCACGTACTGTACGTTAATTGACATCCATGCTAAAGCCGGCTATCTTGATTTTGCAATGTACATGTATTGGAGAATGCAAGAGGCTGGCCTCTCTCCAGACACTTTCACTTACAGTGTCATCATCAATTGCCTTGGTAAAGCCGGCAACTTGAATGCTGCCCATAAGCTATTCACTGAAATGGTTAGTCAGGGCTGCCAACCCAACTTGGTAACATATAATATCATGATTGCTTTGCATGCCAAAGCAAGGAACTATCCAAGTGCATTAGGGCTTTATTATCAGATGCAAGATGCAGGATTTGAGCCAGACAATGTGACCTACAACATCGTAATGGAAGCTCTTGGCCATTCTGGATATCTTGAAGAAGCTGAAGCAGTTTTTGCAGAAATGAAACAGAAGAACTGGGTACCTGATGAGCCTGTTTATGGTCTCCTCGTGGACCTGTGGGGAAAGGCTGGGAATTCAGAAAAGGCTTTGGGTTGGTATCAAGCTATGCTCAATGCGGGTTTGCGCCCCAACGTTCCTATATGCAATTCCCTTCTCAGTGCTTTTCTTCGGGTACATCAGCTGTCCGATGCATACAATTTGCTCCAGGACATGCTTAGTTTGGGGCTAAGCCCTTCGCTTCAGACTTACACTTTACTCCTCAGTTGTTGCACTGAGGCCCAAACACCTTTTGACATGGGTTTTTGCTGTGAGCTCATGGCTACCACGGGCCACCCAGCACATGCATTTCTACTGTCAATGCCAGGCGCTGGACCTGATGGCCAGAACGTGCGTGATCATATGAGAAGCTTCCTGGACCTGCTGCACAGCGAAGACAGAGAGAGCAAGAGGGGACTTGTTGATGCAGTGGTAGACTTTCTGCACAAGTCAGGACTCAAGGAGGAGGCTGGATCTGTTTGGGAGGTGGCTGCAGAGAAGAATGTGTACCCAGATGCACTTAAGCAGAAAAGTTCATGTTATTGGCTCATCAACCTGCATGTTATGTCAGACGGAACTGCAGTGATAGCACTTTCCCGGACACTTGCCTGGTTTCGTAAACAAATGCTTGCGTCGGGTTCTTGTCCCAGCCGCATTGACATTGTGACGGGGTGGGGCCGGCGCAGCAGGGTCACAGGAGCTTCCTTGGTCAGGGATGCAGTGCGGAATCTGCTAGGTATGttcagctttcctttcttcACTGAGAACAACAATACTGGGTGTTTTGTGGGTTATGGGGAGCCTCTTAGCAGATGGCTACTCCAATCTTACGTGGAACGGATGCACCTATTGTAG